Proteins from one Mastacembelus armatus chromosome 16, fMasArm1.2, whole genome shotgun sequence genomic window:
- the wdr73 gene encoding integrator complex assembly factor WDR73, giving the protein MDDAEFDDVLDDWFMESLKTYKDLHVYQLEHPTQVIEWTSGKTVCVAGYSSSKNEILELHLPPRLFVEENKGLCAERDFRVVHGGFTDSPIRCLRHIPGTRWAVTNDGLSSDLQLWDLGGDDSDVIRSTGSIGGSTTVPGSCSRVAVPRSSQPHVLHGARSDGVRLSELPSGQTLYESGGVFADPLSSLHFVTDSVFLAACSNGNICVVDTRTPAAPRPSPPPECPGDAAFWWADASSGPHPSSCRIIRLSSSGLALLSDLRNLTAAVGQAQLDVQTQQHSPDSVRVSWGPRLQHCIALSGSSGVVQIYDTAVWTTTLQEAPLLFEHRGHMVSSHDDIITSHAWHPDRPRTLLSAASDGSIHVWDWVDQPAADAELSGTR; this is encoded by the exons ATGGACGATGCGGAGTTTGACGATGTTCTGGATGACTGGTTCATGGAGTCCCTGAAAAC GTACAAAGATCTTCACGTGTATCAGCTGGAACATCCCACGCAGGTCATCGAGTGGACATCAGGAAAAA CCGTCTGTGTCGCAGGATACAGTTCGTCAAAAAACGAGATTTTGGAGCTCCACTTGCCGCCCAGACTCTTTGTCGAAGAGAACAAg GGTCTCTGTGCAGAGCGGGATTTCAGAGTCGTTCATGGTGGATTCACAGACAGTCCCATTCGCTGCCTCAGACACATCCCAGGAACAAG GTGGGCCGTGACCAACGATGGGTTGAGCTCCGACCTGCAGCTGTGGGACCTCGGAGGTGATGACAGTG ATGTGATCAGGAGCACAGGAAGTATCGGGGGCAGCACGACTGTTCcagggagctgcagcagggtCGCGGTTCCACGGTCGTCACAACCTCATGTTCTTCATGGTGCTCGGAGTGATGGCGTCCGGCTTAGCGAGCTGCCGTCCGGACAGACTCTGTACGAATCAG GGGGGGTCTTTGCAGATCCTCTCAGTTCTCTGCACTTTGTGACTGACAGCGTTTTCCTCGCCGCCTGCTCGAACGGGAACATCTGTGTCGTTGACACTCGGACGCCGGCTGCTCCTCGGCCGTCGCCACCACCAGAGTGCCCAGGGGACGCCGCCTTCTGGTGGGCGGACGCCTCCTCTGGGCCACACCCGTCCAGCTGCAGAATTATCAGGCTGTCATCGTCAGGCCTGGCGCTGCTGTCAGACCTGAGGAACCTGACGGCGGCCGTGGGTCAAGCTCAGCTGGATGTCCAGACCCAGCAACACAGCCCCGACAGCGTCAGGGTGTCCTGGGGTCCGAGGCTGCAGCACTGCATCGCACTGTCAG GTTCCAGCGGCGTGGTTCAAATCTACGACACAGCAGTTTGGACGACGACGCTGCAGGAAGCTCCGCTGCTGTTTGAGCACCGTGGTCACATGGTTTCATCACATGACGACATCATCACCTCCCACGCATGGCATCCCGATCGACCACGGACACTGCTGTCGGCCGCCTCGGACGGCTCCATTCACGTGTGGGACTGGGTCGACCAACCAGCTGCTGACGCTGAACTATCTGGAACGAGGTGA
- the cfap418 gene encoding cilia- and flagella-associated protein 418 isoform X2, which translates to MDSGDDLDRLLDEVEEKFCRGVSVAAPARGKDDGQKQNRFSTKSGQNSSSAADDIDAFLEELLEDDAPELKTETKGPQVEKKLPCHTGGRRCFPVFVGGSFMTNGVGTATSKRSCDQLRCISCDFRVLMFDDCEWDSSCDYLFFRNNVPDRQKLRAKLKRSRGVRAYACQCSWFSCSEPTDLQDQAQLRWVCGKHLD; encoded by the exons ATGGACTCTGGGGATGACCTGGACCGGCTGCTGGACGAGGTCGAAGAAAAGTTCTGTCGCGGGGTGTCGGTCGCAGCTCCAGCTCGCGGGAAAGACGAcggacagaaacaaaacag ATTCTCCACAAAGTCTGGACAGAACTCGAGCAGCGCCGCTGACGATATTGATGCTTTTCTGGAAGAATTACTGGAGGACGATGCTCCTGAGCTGAAG ACTGAAACTAAAGGCCCACAGGTGGAGAAGAAGCTGCCATGTCACACTGGAGGGAGAAG GtgctttcctgtttttgttggcGGGAGCTTCATGACAAATGGTGTTGGAACGGCGACATCCAAAAG GTCATGTGACCAGCTCAGGTGTATATCCTGTGACTTCCGGGTGCTGATGTTCGATGACTGTGAGTGGGACTCGTCCTGTGATTACCTGTTCTTCAG GAACAACGTGCCGGACCGCCAGAAGCTTCGGGCCAAGCTGAAAAGGAGCAGAGGGGTTCGGGCGTACGCCTGCCAGTGCAGCTGGTTCTCATGCTCAGAGCCCACAGACCTCCAGGACCAAGCTCAGCTCAGATGGGTCTGTGGAAAACACCTGGACTGA
- the cfap418 gene encoding cilia- and flagella-associated protein 418 isoform X1: MDSGDDLDRLLDEVEEKFCRGVSVAAPARGKDDGQKQNRFSTKSGQNSSSAADDIDAFLEELLEDDAPELKTETKGPQVEKKLPCHTGGRRCFPVFVGGSFMTNGVGTATSKSRSCDQLRCISCDFRVLMFDDCEWDSSCDYLFFRNNVPDRQKLRAKLKRSRGVRAYACQCSWFSCSEPTDLQDQAQLRWVCGKHLD, from the exons ATGGACTCTGGGGATGACCTGGACCGGCTGCTGGACGAGGTCGAAGAAAAGTTCTGTCGCGGGGTGTCGGTCGCAGCTCCAGCTCGCGGGAAAGACGAcggacagaaacaaaacag ATTCTCCACAAAGTCTGGACAGAACTCGAGCAGCGCCGCTGACGATATTGATGCTTTTCTGGAAGAATTACTGGAGGACGATGCTCCTGAGCTGAAG ACTGAAACTAAAGGCCCACAGGTGGAGAAGAAGCTGCCATGTCACACTGGAGGGAGAAG GtgctttcctgtttttgttggcGGGAGCTTCATGACAAATGGTGTTGGAACGGCGACATCCAAAAG CAGGTCATGTGACCAGCTCAGGTGTATATCCTGTGACTTCCGGGTGCTGATGTTCGATGACTGTGAGTGGGACTCGTCCTGTGATTACCTGTTCTTCAG GAACAACGTGCCGGACCGCCAGAAGCTTCGGGCCAAGCTGAAAAGGAGCAGAGGGGTTCGGGCGTACGCCTGCCAGTGCAGCTGGTTCTCATGCTCAGAGCCCACAGACCTCCAGGACCAAGCTCAGCTCAGATGGGTCTGTGGAAAACACCTGGACTGA
- the cd83 gene encoding CD83 antigen yields the protein MKPTDLLSLSLLLSLCVSLSTSEDPLGVTCVSGETCVLPCTATQVSGVRYIALRWYKVGDPSSSHRSGLLTRDLLNGTTRWFTGLEREVELQRNSHKINLPKVACGDRGIYMCHLAAPVGEQNREGQVLLTLTDCPIEKLETDTYLVIFASAVLMIALIIFLISYGSLRNILRDRNKQPATIKETFLDAPLKPLEKKDLMLIYTLGPKTSNMKHVCV from the exons atgAAGCCTACAGACCTGCTGAGCCTCAGCCTGCTGCTCTCACTGT GTGTGTCTCTGTCGACCAGTGAGGACCCGCTGGGGGTGACGTGCGTGTCGGGAGAGACGTGTGTGCTTCCGTGCACCGCGACACAAGTGTCCGGGGTCCGGTACATTGCCCTCAGGTGGTACAAG GTCGGGGATCCTTCCTCGTCTCATCGCAGTGGCCTATTGACCAGAGACCTGCTCAACGGTACGACCAGGTGGTTCACTGGCTTGGAGcgggaggtggagctgcagcgCAACTCCCACAAGATCAACCTGCCGAAGGTGGCCTGCGGCGACCGCGGCATTTACATGTGTCACCTGGCAGCACCTGTGGGGGAGCAGAACAGGGAGGGGCAGGTTCTCCTCACTCTGACAG ATTGTCCCATAGAGAAACTGGAGACTGATACTTACCTGGTTATTTTTGCTTCAGCAGTGCTGATGATTGCACTTATAATATTCCTCATAAGCTAT GGCAGTCTGAGGAACATCCTCAgggacagaaacaaacaaccagcaacaataaaagaaaCTTTTTTGGACGCGCCACTAAAACCACTTGAAAAAAAGGACTTAATGTTGATCTATACTTTGGGTCCAAAAACATCCAATATGAAGCATGTCTGCGTTTAA